In one window of Halocatena salina DNA:
- a CDS encoding cytochrome P450, translating into MLTQVLDGNIYRDMQGVGIVNPQLPPSPSGHPVIKHALQFARDPLGFLETATSECGDVYRIKLPGVDDVFVLAHPEYLHQALVTDIDAFGKTEDFRRAFGSGLLSAEDQQWRRQRETLQPLFFYEQIQGYTDEMVACTEQRLATWEEGETRDIEAEMRDLTLEVLFATLFGREMKPGEDKELREAADGLNDWFVPTSWILPRWLPTPARRSFNQSAMRLGQEVRSLLEEDGKHAQRQATDTGLLNDVREGGQQSQPLSANSGTHDLLTQLQQARDTDDNEQLSTQEIEDQLVTMVFAGHETTAAALAFTWYLLATHSDIREAFHEELDTVLDGASPSYEDLLDLPFTDRILTEALRLYPPVHTIPRQTEADVDVNGFHIPENREVHLSVIHVHRDERFYDDPLTFSPDRWMDGFEEELHDFAYVPFGGGRRACIGRKFALLEAKIVLATVGQRFQFRWEAGNAFSLDPRVTLRTEDGIPLRLGSR; encoded by the coding sequence ATGCTAACTCAAGTGTTGGACGGAAATATTTACAGGGACATGCAAGGAGTGGGTATTGTGAACCCTCAATTACCACCATCTCCATCCGGGCACCCAGTTATCAAGCATGCTCTTCAGTTTGCCCGTGATCCGCTCGGTTTTTTGGAGACTGCCACGTCAGAGTGCGGAGACGTCTACCGAATAAAGCTCCCAGGGGTTGATGACGTGTTCGTGCTCGCCCATCCTGAATATCTCCACCAAGCTCTTGTAACCGACATCGACGCATTCGGGAAAACCGAAGATTTTCGGCGGGCCTTCGGTAGCGGCTTACTCTCAGCCGAAGACCAGCAATGGCGCCGCCAGCGTGAGACTCTACAACCACTATTTTTCTACGAACAGATCCAGGGCTACACAGACGAGATGGTAGCGTGCACAGAGCAACGGCTCGCTACCTGGGAGGAAGGCGAGACTCGTGACATTGAAGCGGAGATGCGAGATCTCACGCTCGAAGTTTTGTTTGCAACCCTCTTCGGCCGAGAGATGAAGCCGGGAGAGGACAAGGAACTCCGCGAGGCGGCTGATGGACTCAATGATTGGTTTGTTCCTACGTCATGGATACTCCCCCGCTGGCTACCGACGCCTGCACGCCGGAGTTTCAACCAGTCAGCCATGCGGCTCGGCCAAGAAGTCCGTTCACTTCTAGAAGAGGATGGTAAGCATGCACAGCGGCAGGCTACTGATACTGGGCTGCTGAACGACGTTCGAGAAGGAGGACAGCAATCGCAGCCATTATCGGCTAATTCAGGCACGCACGATCTCCTCACGCAGTTACAACAGGCTCGCGACACTGATGATAATGAGCAACTCAGTACCCAAGAGATCGAGGATCAACTAGTCACGATGGTATTTGCAGGCCACGAGACGACGGCAGCCGCGCTCGCGTTCACCTGGTACTTGCTGGCAACGCATTCGGATATTCGTGAGGCGTTTCACGAAGAACTAGATACGGTATTGGATGGAGCGTCCCCTTCCTACGAAGATCTATTAGATCTACCATTTACCGACCGTATTCTCACTGAGGCCCTCCGTCTGTATCCTCCCGTTCATACAATCCCCCGCCAGACAGAGGCCGATGTCGACGTGAATGGATTTCACATCCCTGAAAACCGCGAGGTCCACCTGTCAGTTATCCACGTTCACCGGGACGAACGATTCTACGATGACCCCCTCACGTTCTCGCCCGACCGATGGATGGATGGGTTTGAAGAGGAACTGCATGACTTCGCGTACGTTCCATTCGGTGGTGGGCGTCGGGCGTGTATCGGGAGAAAGTTCGCACTGCTCGAAGCGAAAATCGTTCTCGCAACAGTTGGACAGCGGTTCCAGTTCAGGTGGGAAGCGGGGAATGCTTTCAGTCTTGACCCACGAGTCACACTCCGAACGGAGGATGGCATTCCCCTACGGCTTGGGAGTCGGTAA